The proteins below are encoded in one region of Lactuca sativa cultivar Salinas chromosome 3, Lsat_Salinas_v11, whole genome shotgun sequence:
- the LOC111885295 gene encoding proline-rich receptor-like protein kinase PERK10, with translation MARKPKVPTPPQSDNEDDEEAKSPHMSPRGSTPPQSHTPTQEAKIPSAPPSPKQSPPKTEDVQIPTPNPSPKQTTLEQTPPKQPPPTPTPKVPVSVVPTSIIETSLPPPPFSYVSISTTPFSTPIITPVTTTTIPEQIATVNISHTGAPTLDTLLADTKAYGGVVLNAFVETNIEQYTKAMDKSTDAVKESTLVCKKSSADVTESLKEEQTKFEEVRSSMKADNASLISSVSSKLDSLHADVAKEGALKEEIAQQASTIAVQKVQLD, from the exons ATGGCACGAAAACCTAAGGTTCCAACTCCTCCACAATCtgacaatgaagatgatgaagaagccAAATCTCCACATATGTCTCCAAGAGGTAGTACTCCACCTCAATCTCATACCCCAACTCAAGAAGCCAAGATTCCATCTGCACCTCCATCGCCAAAACAATCACCTCCTAAAACAGAAGACGTTCAAATTCCTACTCCAAACCCTTCCCCAAAACAAACAACCCTAGAACAAACACCTCCGAAACAACCACCTCCAACACCGACACCGAAAGTTCcagtttcggttgttcccacttctatAATAGAAACTTCTCTACCACCTCCACCATTTTCTTATGTCTCTATTTCCACAACACCTTTCTCTACTCCCATCATTACCCCAGTCACAACCACTACAATCCCAGAACAAATAGCAACGGTCAACATATCTCATACGGGGGCACCTACT TTGGATACATTGCTTGCTGATACTAAAGCCTATGGAGGGGTTGTTCTGAATGCTTTTGTGGAGACAAATATAGAGCAATATACAAAAGCTATGGATAAATCAACCGATGCTGTCAAAGAATCGACTTTAGTTTGCAAGAAATCTTCTGCTGATGTTACTGAA TCTTTAAAGGAAGAACAAACAAAGTTTGAAGAAGTTCGTTCCTCTATGAAAGCTGATAATGCCTCTCTCATTAGTTCGGTTTCCTCCAAACTGGACTCCCTGCATGCAGATGTTGCCAAAGAGGGTGCTCTAAAAGAAGAAATTGCCCAACAAGCCTCTACGATTGCAGTTCAAAAAGTCCAACTTGATTAG